The proteins below come from a single Mycolicibacterium sp. TY81 genomic window:
- a CDS encoding winged helix DNA-binding domain-containing protein, producing MRTFTIAERRKRLAQRHFLSDSASSPAEVTRALVGLHGTDPATPYLSLWARLPGFVVDDLDAALYRDRQLVKHMAMRRTLWVVHTADLPAVQAAASDRVATTERKRLIGDIEKSGIAADGAAWLELASAAVRQHLEAGLTAGTAALRAALPELAGSWDPAPGKTWGGSTPVAPRVMTVLSAQGHILRGPNDGMWTTSRPLWAAASHWLAEPVVAMEPDAARDTLLRTWLRTFGPATATDIKWWFGHTLTWARDGLRSIDAVQVALEGCDDAGFVLPDDLDDTPPVAPRGALLPGLDPTVMGWQVRSWYLGPHAGQLFDRSGNAGPTVWWDGRVVGAWGQDVDGRVQLQYVEDVGAAARKTLQRKASELTDWLDGVRVKPRFPSPLSQTCGTG from the coding sequence TTGCGTACCTTCACCATCGCCGAGCGCCGCAAACGCTTGGCGCAACGCCATTTCCTGAGCGATTCGGCCTCGAGCCCCGCCGAGGTGACCCGGGCGCTGGTCGGCCTGCACGGCACCGATCCGGCAACTCCGTACCTCTCCCTGTGGGCCCGACTGCCCGGTTTCGTCGTGGACGATCTCGATGCGGCGTTGTACCGGGACCGGCAGTTGGTCAAGCACATGGCCATGCGCCGGACGCTGTGGGTCGTGCACACCGCGGACCTGCCTGCGGTCCAGGCGGCGGCCAGCGACCGCGTGGCCACCACCGAGCGCAAGCGGCTGATCGGTGACATCGAGAAGTCCGGTATCGCGGCCGACGGCGCGGCGTGGCTCGAGCTGGCATCGGCTGCGGTGCGTCAGCACCTGGAAGCGGGTTTGACGGCCGGCACTGCCGCGCTGCGGGCCGCGCTGCCCGAGTTGGCGGGCAGCTGGGATCCGGCGCCCGGAAAGACCTGGGGCGGAAGCACTCCCGTCGCCCCGCGGGTGATGACGGTGCTGTCCGCGCAGGGGCACATCCTGCGCGGCCCCAACGACGGCATGTGGACGACATCGCGGCCGCTGTGGGCCGCGGCGTCGCACTGGCTGGCTGAACCCGTCGTGGCGATGGAGCCTGATGCGGCACGCGACACCTTGCTGCGGACCTGGCTCCGCACGTTCGGGCCGGCCACGGCCACTGACATCAAGTGGTGGTTCGGTCACACACTGACGTGGGCGCGTGACGGACTGCGCTCGATCGACGCGGTGCAGGTCGCCCTCGAGGGTTGCGATGACGCCGGATTCGTCCTACCCGACGATCTCGACGACACTCCCCCGGTTGCACCCAGGGGCGCACTGCTGCCCGGGTTGGACCCGACCGTCATGGGCTGGCAGGTGCGTTCCTGGTATCTCGGCCCGCACGCGGGCCAGTTGTTCGACCGCTCGGGCAACGCCGGTCCCACAGTGTGGTGGGACGGCCGTGTCGTCGGCGCCTGGGGTCAGGACGTCGACGGCCGGGTGCAGCTGCAATACGTCGAAGACGTCGGAGCCGCAGCACGGAAAACGCTGCAGCGCAAGGCATCCGAACTGACAGACTGGCTCGACGGCGTGCGTGTCAAGCCGCGCTTCCCGTCACCGCTGAGCCAGACCTGCGGGACCGGCTAG
- a CDS encoding lipoprotein LpqH: MNINRTLAAGIGMLAVGATLIGCSTDKADGPKASGPGSVSNGGGNTVVKVEGQDLAGLDLKSVTCVKQGGSINIASAPIGGGAQGLGVVMTDASPPKVQSLGLVVDGNALAVSEMGGMKTGSADVKVDGSTYTITGQAAGADMKNPMAGMISKNFEIKVSCG, encoded by the coding sequence ATGAACATCAATCGCACTCTGGCCGCTGGTATCGGCATGCTGGCCGTGGGCGCCACCCTCATCGGCTGCTCCACCGACAAGGCGGACGGCCCGAAGGCGTCCGGTCCGGGTTCGGTGAGCAACGGCGGCGGCAACACGGTCGTCAAGGTCGAGGGCCAGGACCTGGCCGGCCTGGACCTGAAGTCGGTGACCTGCGTGAAGCAGGGCGGCAGCATCAACATTGCCAGCGCACCCATCGGTGGTGGCGCGCAGGGCCTCGGCGTCGTCATGACGGACGCTTCGCCGCCGAAGGTGCAGTCCCTGGGCCTGGTGGTCGACGGCAACGCGCTCGCGGTGTCGGAGATGGGCGGCATGAAGACCGGCTCGGCTGACGTCAAGGTCGACGGCAGCACGTACACCATCACCGGGCAGGCCGCCGGTGCCGACATGAAGAACCCCATGGCGGGGATGATCTCGAAGAACTTCGAGATCAAGGTGTCCTGCGGCTGA
- a CDS encoding CHAT domain-containing protein has product MVDMPVTQDTATTLVLRFADIGIATYVSLRVVGAPERLVTWVVAEDVLLAVTSALAEALPDPLDGEQLSEALTRSLVTGPFAAVARERELARLLGALLPDEAWDLLRQCTADPELPVLFVSPSARLSRVPWGLLAQSGGTGDERLIEVADLLLAVPPNIANAPRRQLQPADGPPLLVLDPKVPGQRPDSALGSVLGRPAPDTVLARHFGERPALPAVSTPVELFRRGDADRHWLAEQLALRPARLVYVGHASAAPDRDGSADQAALHLAEPEPLTAADIMVMGLPIPPRVALLACASGADYRFDEATGLVAAMILGGAQVVTATLWSLPTTAGYRTATAGAADPMAEAIIAVDAAHQATTPARAVNRWQRDCLQRWRTGDATLSPVYWAALMTFSVDGAR; this is encoded by the coding sequence GTGGTCGACATGCCCGTAACCCAGGACACCGCAACGACGTTGGTGCTCCGCTTCGCCGACATCGGTATCGCGACGTACGTCAGCCTCCGGGTCGTCGGCGCACCGGAGCGGCTGGTCACCTGGGTGGTGGCCGAGGATGTTCTGCTGGCGGTGACCTCCGCACTGGCCGAGGCCTTGCCGGATCCGCTTGACGGGGAACAACTTTCCGAGGCATTGACCCGGTCATTGGTGACCGGTCCGTTCGCTGCTGTGGCACGCGAGCGGGAGCTCGCCCGGCTGCTCGGGGCCCTGCTCCCTGACGAAGCGTGGGATCTGCTGCGGCAGTGCACCGCTGACCCGGAGCTGCCGGTGCTCTTTGTCTCGCCGAGCGCCCGCCTGAGCCGGGTGCCGTGGGGCCTGCTCGCGCAGTCCGGCGGAACTGGCGACGAGCGCCTGATCGAAGTCGCCGACCTCCTGCTGGCGGTGCCGCCCAACATCGCGAACGCGCCACGCAGGCAGCTCCAACCAGCGGACGGGCCGCCGCTGCTGGTGCTGGACCCGAAAGTGCCCGGCCAGCGGCCGGATTCAGCGCTCGGCTCGGTGCTCGGCCGGCCCGCGCCGGACACCGTGCTGGCCCGGCACTTCGGCGAGCGGCCGGCCCTCCCGGCGGTCAGCACCCCCGTGGAGCTCTTCCGCCGCGGCGACGCCGACCGGCACTGGCTGGCGGAGCAGCTGGCGCTGCGCCCGGCACGGCTCGTGTACGTCGGGCATGCCAGTGCCGCTCCCGACCGCGACGGCTCGGCCGACCAGGCGGCGCTGCATCTGGCGGAGCCCGAGCCACTGACGGCCGCCGACATCATGGTGATGGGATTGCCGATCCCGCCCCGGGTCGCGCTGCTGGCCTGCGCATCCGGCGCCGACTACCGGTTCGACGAGGCCACCGGACTGGTCGCGGCGATGATCCTCGGTGGCGCACAGGTGGTCACCGCGACTCTCTGGTCGCTGCCCACCACCGCCGGATACCGGACGGCCACGGCCGGCGCCGCCGACCCGATGGCGGAGGCGATCATCGCCGTCGACGCCGCGCACCAGGCGACGACACCGGCTCGTGCCGTGAACCGCTGGCAACGAGACTGCCTGCAGCGCTGGCGAACCGGAGACGCCACACTCAGCCCCGTGTACTGGGCCGCGCTGATGACCTTCTCCGTCGACGGGGCACGCTGA